The genomic region CTACTAAAAGATGGCAGAACAGAATGTCAGGAGGAGAGGTTTGGTCTGAAGAGGGTTATCTGTCCAGGAGACGCTTTATCCCCAAAGCAATGCGCTTCAGTTTGCTGTGCGCAGCAGAGCACCTGTTGGGGGGAGAAAAGTAGAGCACCTGAAAAGTCCATGAACAAAATTCCAACACCAAAAAAAGTtgcattttgtttaaattttcattcCTGGACTGTTCTTTCAAGTACaaaatttacttataaaataattgggaaaatatCTCAAAGCCCTTTCACCATTCACTTGCATAATTATTCTTTTTGCTCATGGAGTTTCCACTGGCAGACAAGCATGCGCGCATTGTGCATTGCGGGCGCAGATTAAAATGCTGTGCGACCTGCAAAGAAACAATGTGAAGTGTATACCTAGAGCCGCTGCGCTTCGCAGGCGCGGGGGGGAATTGGCAGCATCTCCTTCAGAAATTACTGCGAAAGAGGaggaaaatttgatttaaaatccAGCTATGTAACTAAATTGAATTTGGGACTAGAAAGCCTTCGGCAGACCAATCCTTCCAGCCATCTGATGCGCAACATAAGGTTTctcataaaacaaagaaaacgTCAATTCAGTTGTGAATTCATATTGATACCTGGAACTCTCCTGCTAGACCACCTCTAAAGGCCCAGGGTTCTTGGTCTCCAATTAAGAACTGTGCTGAAGAATGACTACGACACCCTGTTGAGATCAGATCCAAGCGGAGAACGTTACGAGAAAGGGGATTTCCTGGGGTCTCAAACGTCCAACAAACTAACAAACACTGTGGAAACAGCTCTCTAACAATAATAATCCAGGGTTTCAGGACAAGGCtgtgataataatttttttttaacttgtaatGGAATTTCAATACTGACGTTCCTTCCTCTGATTAATGAACAATCACTGTTCTAGTGAAAGAGTTCCACCCTTTATTAAATTATTGGAAGGAAAGTGTCGAGTTTGTCTAAGTCACGTTTATATATTCCCTAGGTACAGCTATAAAAATCAAGGCAGCTGCTTCCTCTTTACCAAAAGTTAACTttaaagtgaagtaaagtgaaattgATGACACATTTTATTATCACAGCCCATAAAGGAATTAAACTTGTCTGAAGtcacattttacattttgagGAAGGGTACAGGGAAGGGAAAAATGGGAGAAAAGGGGTTAATCttgtcagaaaactaaggtcagcagaataaaagaaattattcaGTAAGCTGACAATGAAACACAGTGAGTACTTTTTTTGACAAGGACAATTCAAATTCAGACTTGGCTGAATTGGTAACAATACCAGTCTGACAGATTCTGAGAACTAAAGAGAGCCAACTGATGCTCCTAATTTGTCCAGAACTAAAACATACTTTTCTTAAAAGTATGACAGTATCTGGCTCCTCTGAGCAACCATTATAATCTTTGTGGTGCACTTAGCTCATACATGGAGTGGCAGGCTTTGAGGTTCAAAAATCTGCATTTAAGGTCATCACTTAACCCACTCCACAGGCAATTAAGGAACCTAATAATGAGAGagaattaaaagcaaattatAATTGCCTTCCATAGGCAATTAAGGAAGCTAGTaataagacaaaaattaaaagataatttggAGGCCAAATCACAATCACCTGCCTAGTCTTCTGACAAGATAAAGCAGCGCAATATAGTTCTTTTCCAACTGAAGACAGCATTCTACCTCCTGTTCAAGTTAACAGTCTCATCAGTACAATATATAGTGTGCTAGTCAGACAGTCCCAAAGCAAACCAATTTTTTTGCTGACAATTCAGACCCATTAAGAGATTATAGCCAGGGTTGTCATTTCTCAGGGGTAGGggtacttaaatatatatatatatatatatataaaatgtagtgtttgttaaataaatatgaaatagggTAAAAATTTTGGTTATGAAGAGAACCTGCCCCATTCCATAACTCAGTGTAAATTTACACTGCAGGGAAAAAACTATACCACTCAAACTTTAAGGAACGGCCAATTTCCCCTACCCCCCACTTTGAGACTACAACATAACTAGCACTTCCAACTATTACAATAAAAAGTTGCATGTACGAAGAGCTGTATAAATGAAAACATGGTTAATGCCTCAGTCGCTGCGCAAACGTGACTTCAGTTCATGCCTACTGCCCTTAAATCTACCTGAGCTACCTCACAGAACCTTTTAATTTAAACTAATTAATCATGACGCGCTGTGAACATCTGCCGCTGTCCATCCAATAGTAGTAGAACTTGTGCTGAGGATTCTCCCATCTGTACACAATGGGGAAGAAGATAATAGAAGTCGTTAGTAATCAAAAGTACTGCATAGCCACATTCTTTAAAGGACTGAATGCCAGCTGGACTGGAGACTGGAGGAAAACAAAGGGTTCTAATCAGTAACTCCCTAAAATTACCATAGaaccataaaaatattttgtagtgAGCTGTTGTGGAGCTATGTGGATGCCAAGATGATTACTTAAAACTTCTAAGATACCCTGACCTTGAGACTGTACGACAGCTATATACAATTAGGGAAAGCTGCCCCCGGAACTGCACAGTACAGAGGTAAAAGCCTGAGAGGAAAAAGCAGCAATACTGTATATAATCAagagtttttaataatttttgaattGAAAGCTAAGTAGCCAATGTTTTAAGCAACATTTTCTCAAACCCAATAATCTGGATTATAGGTTGGAAATTTAAGACTTCGATCCCTATAAAGGTTAATATATCCCCTGGAAGGCAAATGCCACCATCCAACAAACAATAGAGAGGTTTTTTCCTAAGCCTAAAAGCAGACAAGTATCACACAGAAGAGGTATCCTGGAGCCTTTTAACAGGAAGAGGTCACAATTCTCTCTTCTACCTGTTGTGCAATATATACAGGAACCCAAAGTTCTCTATATTCTTTTTctcccaatttatttttttatttttttatctttgccCATGCCCTGAGGGTAGtgccctaaccagggattgaacccatacctctTGCAATTGAAGTGTGGAGTGCTAACCaatggacagccagggaattccctctattTTCAAATTAACAATCAGACTATTTTTAGCTGCTAATTAGTTGTatcaaaggaaattttttttaatatatttaagaatCTAAAAGTATATACACAGAAAGTGAGAAATCTCTTTGCTACCACTCCTGAGTAACTGTAAGCTCACAGTGTTTTTCATATTTCTATTTCACAACCAAGACTATGTAACCCATCATAGTGTTTGTGACTACTATGAAAATTGACATGTCAGTTAGCCTTGCTGCCTGCTGTGTACTATGCATAAGTCCATTACATATTCCTTATACCTGGATTGAAAAcctgaaaatgaaatgagattccctggagaaacttGGCCATGCTGGTGCTTTTTACCAAGcttgagaactttaaaaaaaaaaaaaaaagttcactgtTGGAGAACTTCCATTTAATGAAGCAACATTTTCAGGGGTTTGCAATTTTTATCCCCTGCTAAACCAATTACTTGGTAGAGGGATAAAGAAAAAGTTCTATGAAATAATACCAGGTAGCACCAGAATAGCCTACCACTAAAGCTCGCATGCGCAcagggctgggaggatggcttcCTCTTTCCAGGCCCCTTAGGTCATTTCAGCAATTGTTCTGTTAAACAGCATTAATGTTATCAAGACACAGCAAGCAGCAGAGAGCTCACATAGTCACAATTCATAGAGTCTCATCTCCAAATCAGATAAAAGTGGTATACATGGTTCCATCCAGGAAGCATTCAGTCAGAGCAAGTTAAAGTCAGTACTTTCTAACACATTTTCAAGATATTTATGCTGAATTAGcccaagggagaaaaatcaatgtgCTCAATATGTTTACTGAGGCTTGCACCTCAAGTCTGTAACAACAGCTACACCTTTGAAATCTAGGCAGGGAATTTAAATACAGTTGGAAATTCACCAATTCCCTAAAAGTTTTTCTCCCTgtgggataatttttttttttaagggacaaTATATCTGAGAAGAGATTATTCCTGGTGCACCTACCTAACCACTGTACAAAAGACTTCACCATAGACATTATACTCTTGATATCCCAAACATAGGAGTACATGTCATAAAGGATTGTCCTGTTGGCACAATTGGAGAGCCGAGTGAACATTCCCATCACTAGTCCGCACATCTCTTCAAACTTGGCTGCTCGTGACCGCCATTCTTCAATCTATTGAGGATCAATAACAACACTCAAAAAACTGGAAGTTTAAAAACATAATCTAAAGCACAGTTATGAACTAAGCAGTTTATGTTATCAAGTACCTGCAAATTTACCCTCAACATTAAAGAATCACAGGGCTTAAACTTCTAAAGATAAGCAATAAAAGTCTAAGTCTCCCCAAATATTCCTAAAATGTTCATCAACTTTGACCTTCCTTCATTCCTAACTACTGTAAGGTCAAACTATGGAAGCGCATGATTCAGCAGAGTCTGTACCTACTTTACAGAACACATTCTAAGATGTGGCCAATTCTCATTTAAGACCTCCTCCATATCATCAGCATGGGGATCCATCCAGGCCAGAGAAGCAAGTATATTAAGTATACTCactttttcagagtcttttcctttGCAATTGACACTGACAACACTGCTATTTGCTCGAAGCCACTGGAACTCCCGTAACATCTGCGCTCCTTTGGGTCCATGCTCATAAGGAAGGTAGAACAGGTCAGCAAGTAACTGCAAATCCTCCAGAGTCACTGGTTCTGCAGTGTACAAAGGCTTTTCATTTGGACCAGGCACAAACTGCTCCTTGTTTGTCTGTTCATCAGTCTGCATAGGGGCAATATCACTGATGCAATCCTCCTGCATAGACATCTCTGGGGATTTTGATTCAGCGATGCTTTCTTTATCAGTGTCCATTGGTTTCAATTCCTCCGCCATTTTAGCGTCAACAATTTCAGTTAGTATTTGATTGTCATTCTTGTGGtctgtttcttcctgtttttccaCCACCATGTCCATGGGTTCCTCATCtggctgtttcttttcttcttccttggtCAGGGCTGTAGGCTCACCACTCAAGGCTGCTCCCTGGCTCATAATGGGCTCCTGGTAAACAGTTGTAACTACAGTTGTGGCATTTAAAGAGGGTGCTGCAACCAGAGGAGCCCCATCAACTACACTTGCTTTAGCTCCACTGTGTGCAACCTGCCTACCTATAAAAACAAATTGCCAGAAAGATAATCAGAATGAGAAACGGAACAAATAAGATCCAGAGAAATGTTTTCTACTTATCATATCTGTAACTATAAGCCTCAATTTGAGATTCCAAATAATATGAGCCCTAAGAAAAAGTGCCACTTCTCTAAACCACTAGGAGgtgaggaagggaagagaggggaAACACAGATCATAAATATGGCAACacctattattttctcctcttttgaaGATCTGTATCTTTgaacaactattaaaaaaaaaaaaacatttaaaagacaaattaacattccaagaagataaaatatatttaaggccaaaagtaaaatttaaaaaaccttaTTCTCTAGATTCCTAAATTTCATTTTGCTTGGTGGGCCTGTAATAAGACATCACAAATGTTCTTTATGTCTTAAATAATGTAACCCAACCCTCTTAAAAGGCCAAACTCACTGCTGTATTGATGAGGTACGCCAAACTCCTGCAACCATTCTGTTAAAGCTAACTTCAGAGCCATCTGTGGACTATAGAGTACATCAGTTTCAATATCTTCATCACTGCCTTCATTTTCTAACTTTATCTGGATTGATACAGTGCTGTCTTCACTATCAgctgcaaaacagagaaagggcACAAAACAGTTTTGATTACAAAACACTAATTCTTACAGTAAAACTGGAGAGGCGAAGAACGAGAATAAGAACAAACCTTAAGCATAATAATGCAAACACAACCAAGACCCTTCACTGAACCACTTCACGTAGAATAGTCatctaagtgaagtcgctcagtcgtgtctgactctttgcgaccccatggactgtagcccaccaggctcctccatccatggaattttctaggcaagagtactggagtgggttgtcatttccttctccaggggatcgtcccaacccagggattgaacccaggtctcccacactgcagacagacgctttaccatctgagccaccagggaatccaatAATCATCTAAATGCATTGCCAAATGTAAAATCccaaattaaataataaacactAATTTCAGAATCACTGGACAAATCATTGATAAATATCGACTGACAGTGTTTTCATCTCTAGCCCACCAATCTTTTAATGCCCAACAGGCTTTACTTATATTTTCACCCAGTGTTAAGTATCTCCTTCTCCATGAAGTCGTTTACCCACTTTTGCTTAAGAGAGGTAATCAACCACCCCCTCCTCTGTGCTCCCCCTAGGACTCTGTAGATAATTATTCTCAGTACTCATCATTCTATAGTACAATTCCTTGCCTGCTTTATTAACACCAGACTAATTCTTTCAAAGTAGGGACTATTATATTCTTTGAATCCTTAGTGTTTGATAAATATctaatagagttccagaaaaacatctatttctgct from Muntiacus reevesi chromosome 2, mMunRee1.1, whole genome shotgun sequence harbors:
- the OGA gene encoding protein O-GlcNAcase isoform X2, which translates into the protein MVQKESQAALEERESELNSNPAASAGASLEPQAAPAPGEDNPAGAGGAAVAGAAGGARRFLCGVVEGFYGRPWVMEQRKELFRRLQKWELNTYLYAPKDDYKHRMFWREMYSVEEAEQLMTLISAAREYEIEFIYAISPGLDITFSNPKEVSTLKRKLDQVSQFGCRSFALLFDDIDHNMCAADKEVFSSFAHAQVSITNEIYQYLGEPETFLFCPTEYCGTFCYPNVSQSPYLRTVGEKLLPGIEVLWTGPKVVSKEIPVESIEEVSKIIKRAPVIWDNIHANDYDQKRLFLGPYKGRSTELIPRLKGVLTNPNCEFEANYVAIHTLATWYKSNMNGVRKDVVMTDSEDSTVSIQIKLENEGSDEDIETDVLYSPQMALKLALTEWLQEFGVPHQYSSRQVAHSGAKASVVDGAPLVAAPSLNATTVVTTVYQEPIMSQGAALSGEPTALTKEEEKKQPDEEPMDMVVEKQEETDHKNDNQILTEIVDAKMAEELKPMDTDKESIAESKSPEMSMQEDCISDIAPMQTDEQTNKEQFVPGPNEKPLYTAEPVTLEDLQLLADLFYLPYEHGPKGAQMLREFQWLRANSSVVSVNCKGKDSEKIEEWRSRAAKFEEMCGLVMGMFTRLSNCANRTILYDMYSYVWDIKSIMSMVKSFVQWLGCRSHSSAQFLIGDQEPWAFRGGLAGEFQVSI